One Sodalinema gerasimenkoae IPPAS B-353 DNA segment encodes these proteins:
- a CDS encoding DUF3685 domain-containing protein, which produces MTDTDDTLTLLLIETDEIIRLGLRTWLAKQTGVASVFDTNTVAQALDTLEDSPVDVIIIGDFASGLRLAQTLEPHPPESPTPILLWCSALTVAQLALARRAGLGGYCAKGTPPRELFNAALRLLAGEQTWQAPARIDPEADITNPPPAHSAPSSWVPGIQYIEAEQEQLERWLRDPNLTLLQRIIFNGRRRELNAARWLLCQVRSPRRVPGTPPQPSPVSPPSRPSTALVQSDGGAITSANLASEDLEDILLDAILSKLQPPLRNLSDTPLEIEILRTSKRRQLLVTALRSFQNLLSELRHSDISPSRLRERRDRLALDLWRETTQEFFGRYYTLSFNGESLELVDILLREAEVVQSAILDKIPFLPELLSHLLFQTPLAVDDRTCEFGSPEATLRAEYLLHNLLIAIANGVTQPLLDQVTGIETIERQFYDRRFLSTRDIERLRNDLSWKYRWETYLEEPRAIYESRFWLFVLTERGIKRMAIYAHRREEFLALSGVRQAVTLVLEGRDALAPRLRSVVSWVGNGLVYVLTQVLGRGIGLVGRGVLENLGSGRTRASRSGGKE; this is translated from the coding sequence ATGACTGACACGGATGATACGTTAACACTGCTTTTAATTGAGACCGATGAGATTATTCGTTTAGGACTGCGAACCTGGCTAGCCAAACAAACCGGAGTCGCCTCAGTATTTGACACCAACACGGTTGCTCAAGCCCTAGACACCCTAGAGGATAGTCCCGTTGATGTCATTATTATCGGGGACTTTGCCTCGGGCCTGCGCTTAGCTCAAACCCTAGAGCCACATCCTCCCGAATCCCCGACCCCGATTCTGTTATGGTGTTCAGCCCTCACCGTCGCCCAACTGGCCCTCGCTCGCCGAGCGGGATTGGGGGGCTATTGTGCCAAAGGAACCCCACCCCGAGAACTGTTTAACGCTGCCCTGCGGCTACTGGCTGGAGAACAAACCTGGCAGGCCCCCGCCCGCATTGATCCTGAAGCAGACATCACAAATCCCCCGCCAGCTCACTCAGCCCCTAGTTCTTGGGTTCCCGGCATTCAATATATTGAGGCGGAACAAGAGCAATTAGAGCGTTGGCTTCGGGACCCCAATCTGACCTTACTTCAGCGCATTATCTTTAACGGCCGCCGGCGGGAACTCAACGCCGCCCGCTGGCTGCTCTGTCAAGTGCGATCGCCCCGTCGGGTCCCAGGGACCCCCCCGCAACCCTCCCCAGTCTCACCACCATCGCGCCCATCCACAGCCTTGGTGCAGTCCGATGGCGGCGCGATAACCTCAGCGAACCTCGCCAGCGAAGACCTCGAAGACATCCTACTCGATGCCATCCTGAGTAAGCTTCAGCCCCCCCTGCGCAATCTCAGTGATACTCCCCTAGAAATTGAGATTTTACGCACCAGCAAACGGCGACAACTGTTAGTAACTGCCCTGCGCAGCTTCCAAAACCTTCTGAGTGAACTACGCCATTCAGACATTAGCCCCTCTCGGCTGCGGGAACGGCGCGATCGCCTGGCCTTAGATTTATGGCGGGAAACCACCCAAGAATTCTTCGGACGCTATTACACCCTCAGTTTCAATGGTGAATCCCTCGAACTGGTGGATATCCTGCTACGGGAGGCGGAGGTGGTGCAAAGTGCCATCCTGGATAAAATCCCCTTTCTCCCGGAACTCCTCTCTCATCTATTGTTTCAAACTCCCCTAGCCGTCGACGATCGCACTTGTGAGTTCGGCAGCCCCGAGGCGACCCTACGGGCTGAATATCTTCTACATAACCTGCTGATTGCGATCGCCAACGGAGTTACCCAGCCGCTTTTAGATCAAGTCACCGGCATCGAGACCATTGAACGACAGTTTTACGATCGCCGGTTCCTCTCCACCCGAGATATTGAGCGACTGCGTAACGATTTATCCTGGAAATATCGCTGGGAAACCTATCTTGAAGAGCCTCGGGCGATTTATGAAAGTCGCTTTTGGTTGTTTGTCTTAACGGAACGAGGCATTAAGCGTATGGCCATCTACGCCCACCGCCGCGAGGAATTTTTAGCCCTGTCTGGAGTTCGCCAAGCGGTGACCCTTGTCCTTGAGGGACGAGACGCCCTTGCACCTCGGCTGCGATCGGTGGTGAGTTGGGTGGGGAATGGACTCGTCTATGTTCTCACCCAAGTCCTCGGACGAGGCATTGGCCTAGTCGGACGGGGCGTTTTGGAAAATTTGGGAAGTGGCAGAACCCGCGCCTCCCGCTCTGGAGGGAAGGAGTAG
- a CDS encoding 4'-phosphopantetheinyl transferase family protein, giving the protein MSDGSAVCWPQWPVLPTLVADQVWVWRLSLNGTQDLDSMWECLSSAERERADRYRRPGDRQGFILTRSWLRRLAGAYLGLAPEALQFQVSPHGKPFLAGSPLRFNLSHSGDWALLAFSGDRPLGIDLEVHRSVPVLALAKRFFQGSEWARLQELSGDWQRQVFFDYWTAKEAYLKATGEGLGALSKVEIAEAGDRLSLWRRSSDSTVTGEPLRWQTFEAQRLCLGPGYSAALVVGPKGNELFFEDSLDTNVTKVNNKSAGIRICQGTISPKMRVPS; this is encoded by the coding sequence ATGAGTGACGGATCTGCCGTCTGTTGGCCCCAGTGGCCGGTATTACCGACTCTTGTGGCGGATCAGGTTTGGGTCTGGCGGTTATCGCTGAACGGGACTCAGGATTTAGATTCGATGTGGGAGTGCTTATCCTCGGCGGAACGGGAACGGGCCGATCGCTATCGTCGTCCGGGCGATCGCCAGGGCTTTATCCTCACTCGTAGTTGGCTACGGCGGCTGGCGGGGGCTTATTTGGGGCTGGCCCCTGAGGCGTTGCAGTTTCAGGTAAGCCCTCATGGAAAACCCTTTTTGGCGGGATCTCCTCTACGGTTCAATCTCTCTCATTCGGGGGATTGGGCCCTGTTGGCCTTTAGCGGTGATCGCCCGTTGGGGATTGATCTCGAAGTTCATCGCTCTGTGCCGGTGTTAGCGTTGGCAAAACGGTTTTTTCAAGGGTCAGAATGGGCGCGATTGCAGGAATTATCCGGGGATTGGCAACGTCAGGTTTTTTTTGACTATTGGACGGCGAAGGAGGCCTATCTCAAAGCCACTGGGGAAGGGTTGGGGGCGTTATCTAAGGTGGAAATTGCTGAGGCGGGCGATCGCCTTTCCCTCTGGCGACGTTCATCGGACTCGACGGTAACAGGTGAGCCATTGCGATGGCAGACCTTTGAGGCCCAACGACTTTGCCTAGGGCCGGGCTACAGTGCGGCTCTTGTGGTGGGTCCCAAAGGCAATGAGCTGTTTTTTGAGGACAGTTTGGATACAAATGTTACCAAAGTTAACAATAAATCCGCAGGAATACGGATTTGTCAGGGGACAATTTCTCCGAAAATGAGAGTGCCGTCATGA
- the dnaK gene encoding molecular chaperone DnaK codes for MLPSSAWAIAPYFFVETKHFRRLMAKVVGIDLGTTNSCVAVMEGGKPTVIANAEGFRTTPSVVAYAKNGDRLVGQIAKRQAVMNPTNTFYSVKRFIGRRHDEVTHETTEVPYNVLNVNGSVKLDCSQAGKQFAPEEISAQVLRKLAEDASKYLGETVTQAVITVPAYFNDSQRQATKDAGKIAGLEVLRIINEPTAASLAYGLDKKSNETILVFDLGGGTFDVSILEVGDGVFEVMATSGDTHLGGDDFDKQIVDYIAAEFEKSEGIDLRKDKQALQRLTEAAEKAKIELSSVTQAEINLPFITATQDGPKHVDMTLTRAKFEEICSDLIDRCRIPVENAVKDAKLSKTDINEVVLVGGSTRIPAIQQLVEKVLGKAPNQSVNPDEVVATGAAIQGGVLAGEVKDILLLDVTPLSLGVETLGGVMTKLIPRNTTIPTKKSETFSTAVDGQTNVEIHVLQGEREFSKDNKSLGTFRLDGIPPAPRGVPQIEVTFDIDANGILNVTAKDKGSGKEQSISITGASTLSDSEVDNMVKDAEANAEEDRQRRERIDKKNQADTLAYQAEKQIEDLGDKVPADDKTKIEGLIGELKEALAQDDDAAIESKMEELQQALYAVSTNLYQQAGGDAAGAGAAGAAPGAGTPPESGNDGGDDVIDAEFSETDNK; via the coding sequence ATGCTCCCAAGCTCTGCTTGGGCCATTGCACCTTATTTTTTTGTAGAGACTAAACATTTTAGGAGACTTATGGCTAAAGTCGTTGGAATTGACCTCGGAACAACCAACTCTTGTGTTGCGGTCATGGAAGGGGGGAAACCCACCGTTATCGCGAACGCCGAAGGGTTTCGCACCACCCCATCCGTTGTGGCTTATGCGAAAAACGGCGATCGCCTCGTGGGTCAGATCGCCAAACGCCAGGCGGTCATGAACCCCACCAACACCTTCTACTCCGTTAAACGCTTCATCGGTCGTCGTCATGACGAAGTGACCCACGAAACCACAGAGGTTCCCTACAACGTCCTCAACGTCAACGGCAGCGTCAAACTGGACTGCTCCCAAGCCGGAAAGCAGTTCGCCCCGGAGGAAATCTCGGCCCAAGTGCTGCGGAAACTCGCCGAAGATGCCAGCAAATACCTCGGTGAAACCGTCACCCAAGCAGTGATTACGGTTCCCGCTTACTTCAACGACTCTCAACGTCAAGCCACCAAAGACGCGGGTAAAATCGCGGGCTTAGAAGTGCTGCGGATTATCAACGAGCCGACAGCCGCCTCCCTGGCCTACGGACTCGACAAAAAAAGTAATGAAACCATCCTCGTCTTCGACTTGGGCGGCGGAACCTTCGACGTCTCCATCTTAGAAGTCGGTGACGGCGTATTTGAAGTGATGGCCACCTCCGGGGATACGCACCTGGGTGGGGATGACTTCGATAAACAAATCGTCGATTACATCGCCGCTGAATTTGAAAAATCCGAAGGCATTGACCTCCGTAAAGATAAACAAGCCCTGCAACGGCTGACGGAAGCGGCAGAAAAAGCCAAAATCGAACTCTCTAGCGTCACCCAGGCGGAAATCAACCTCCCCTTTATTACCGCCACCCAAGATGGCCCCAAACACGTCGATATGACCCTGACGCGGGCCAAGTTCGAAGAAATTTGCTCCGACCTCATCGACCGTTGCCGCATCCCCGTCGAAAATGCCGTCAAGGATGCCAAACTCAGCAAAACTGACATCAACGAGGTAGTTCTCGTCGGCGGTTCAACCCGGATTCCCGCCATTCAACAGTTGGTTGAGAAAGTCCTCGGGAAAGCCCCCAACCAAAGCGTTAACCCCGACGAAGTGGTCGCCACCGGCGCGGCTATTCAAGGCGGTGTCCTGGCTGGGGAAGTCAAAGATATCCTGCTGTTGGATGTCACCCCCCTCTCTCTCGGTGTGGAAACCCTCGGTGGCGTGATGACCAAACTCATCCCCCGCAACACCACGATTCCCACCAAAAAATCGGAAACCTTCTCCACCGCCGTGGATGGACAAACCAACGTGGAAATCCATGTCCTGCAAGGGGAACGGGAATTCTCCAAAGATAACAAGAGCTTGGGAACCTTCCGCCTCGATGGTATTCCTCCTGCACCTCGGGGTGTGCCTCAAATCGAAGTGACCTTCGATATCGATGCCAACGGGATTCTCAACGTCACGGCCAAAGACAAAGGGTCGGGTAAAGAGCAGTCCATCAGTATCACTGGTGCATCGACACTCTCCGACAGCGAAGTCGACAACATGGTCAAAGACGCCGAAGCCAATGCGGAGGAAGACCGCCAACGTCGCGAACGCATCGACAAGAAAAACCAAGCCGACACCTTGGCCTATCAAGCTGAGAAGCAAATCGAAGACCTCGGTGATAAGGTTCCCGCTGACGACAAGACCAAAATTGAAGGTCTGATTGGGGAACTCAAAGAGGCTTTAGCTCAAGATGACGATGCGGCCATTGAGTCGAAAATGGAAGAGTTACAACAAGCTCTCTATGCCGTTAGCACCAATCTCTATCAGCAAGCTGGTGGTGATGCTGCGGGTGCAGGTGCTGCTGGGGCCGCTCCTGGAGCCGGTACGCCTCCTGAGTCTGGCAACGATGGCGGCGATGATGTCATCGATGCTGAGTTCTCGGAAACGGATAACAAATAG
- a CDS encoding NAD-dependent epimerase/dehydratase family protein: protein MRILVIGGTRFIGVYLTRELVEAGHEVVLFNRGNHPAPVAGVAQITGDRTDEAQLQAGLSGESFDAIFDNTGRKLGDTQPLADLFKGKLQHFVYVSSAGVYRQSDQMPHREGDELDPQSRHRGKFEAEDYLLKQGLPMTSVRPTYIYGPGNYNPIEGWFFDRLVRDRPIPIPGSGLQITQLGHCHDLAKAMVAILGNRNAVGEVYNISGDRYVTFDGLARACAIAVGKDPEQVTLVHYDPKTLNLGKRKAFPLRSQHFFCSIGKALSELDWEPEFDLISGLQDSYKHDYLAAQQQQADVDFSLDDEILATV from the coding sequence ATGCGAATTTTAGTCATTGGTGGAACCCGGTTTATTGGGGTGTATTTGACTCGGGAATTGGTTGAGGCGGGTCATGAGGTAGTGTTGTTCAATCGGGGCAATCATCCGGCTCCGGTGGCGGGTGTGGCCCAGATTACGGGCGATCGCACCGATGAGGCGCAACTGCAAGCGGGCCTGTCGGGAGAGTCTTTTGATGCCATCTTTGATAATACGGGCCGCAAGCTCGGGGATACTCAGCCCCTGGCGGATTTGTTTAAGGGTAAGCTCCAACATTTTGTCTATGTCAGTTCGGCGGGGGTATATCGCCAGTCCGACCAAATGCCCCACCGAGAAGGGGATGAGTTAGATCCGCAAAGTCGTCATCGGGGCAAGTTTGAGGCGGAGGACTATCTGCTCAAACAGGGGTTACCCATGACGTCGGTGCGTCCGACCTATATTTATGGCCCTGGCAACTATAACCCGATTGAGGGCTGGTTTTTTGACCGTCTGGTGCGCGATCGCCCCATCCCCATTCCTGGTTCCGGCTTACAAATCACCCAACTGGGCCATTGTCACGATTTGGCCAAGGCGATGGTGGCAATTTTGGGCAATCGTAATGCCGTCGGTGAGGTCTACAACATTTCGGGCGATCGCTATGTTACCTTTGATGGCTTAGCCCGGGCCTGTGCGATCGCCGTGGGTAAAGACCCGGAACAGGTGACGCTGGTTCACTATGACCCCAAAACCCTCAACTTGGGTAAGCGTAAAGCCTTCCCCCTGCGATCGCAGCATTTCTTCTGTAGTATTGGTAAGGCCCTCTCGGAACTGGACTGGGAACCGGAGTTTGATCTAATTTCCGGCTTGCAAGACTCCTATAAGCATGACTATCTGGCGGCCCAACAGCAGCAGGCTGACGTGGACTTTTCCCTCGATGATGAAATTCTAGCCACCGTCTGA
- a CDS encoding hybrid sensor histidine kinase/response regulator, translated as MDCLNLQPFLQPVPVCYGLDRLEAVLDELQQSDRILLIDDDQTPLGVMFARHLLGKLRDPQVWQEPLLNLKAAITPIESVSIRRLGDRLCSRMSLDTMARLKLFEAVAGVSRPEVVIVDGLGSILGLLDCDRLEAELIAPRSDRLPPDSTLPSLDVLTRLLDLLPLPLRLQDLENRVIHENPHWQTWQGQLCDRPALLEACDLRDRPQDNSPYHLGQFSQDDRQPHPHWHLTAISLNHLLPQPQCRHPSPPLWLLLAQQAISMPKQTQELTAKNADLIQMDRQKTELLSWVGHELKTPLTALLGLSNLLQNPNLGSLNPRQANYARLIQQSSRQMMTVVNDLCDLAQLDNDELSLDLQPLSVQTCSQTAYEQIRKLRDRSPLPNLSLDIAPDADTVLADRTRFCQILVHLLLNAVSTTPDTGTVGLRVERWQHWLAFVIWDTGAGIKPAVQPWIFQGYPLASSSSLTANTETLPSAAGTTSLGLSPSSPSMPAPATGLGLVLAQRLARLHGGEISFTSQEQGGSQFTLLLPSPAYDEGSAPPETTTTFNAWAKEVQVRFALVADRDSQRVEPLGHYLSEAGYRVFLARSGPEALAKTRQLHPCVIFLNPRLPILSGWDVLTLLKADPETQSLPVVLLADDAQDKAIAQRGFEAVVDCLSLPVDRSQMQGVLTRLLARPTQVNPVTRPLTLLWLVSPHRNDIPAALPLERLFHQYHYRVIEVDDLDQAGLLVKVWKPDVVLLDIGGTDSECQAVLSTFQDHPGLMQLPIVTLDGSTTALANRVLTAEGTPLRVFPCLTDPELLSDSSGLPAVIEVIRIAANAKP; from the coding sequence ATGGATTGTCTCAATCTCCAACCTTTTCTCCAGCCTGTTCCCGTCTGTTATGGTCTCGACCGTTTAGAGGCGGTGCTTGATGAGTTGCAACAGAGCGATCGCATCCTCTTGATTGATGACGACCAAACTCCCCTGGGGGTCATGTTTGCCCGTCATCTTTTGGGCAAGCTTCGAGATCCTCAGGTGTGGCAAGAACCGCTGCTGAATCTCAAAGCGGCCATCACTCCCATTGAATCCGTTTCAATCCGACGTTTGGGCGATCGCCTCTGTTCTCGGATGTCCCTAGACACAATGGCTCGCCTAAAGCTCTTCGAGGCCGTAGCTGGGGTTTCTCGGCCAGAGGTGGTGATTGTGGACGGCTTGGGGAGTATTTTAGGGTTGTTGGACTGCGATCGCCTAGAGGCCGAACTCATAGCGCCCCGGAGCGATCGCCTTCCCCCAGACTCCACCCTTCCCAGTTTAGATGTATTAACCCGGCTCCTCGACCTTTTGCCGTTACCCCTACGGCTCCAAGACTTAGAGAACCGGGTCATTCATGAGAACCCCCACTGGCAAACCTGGCAGGGGCAGTTGTGCGATCGCCCAGCCCTCCTCGAAGCCTGTGATTTACGCGATCGCCCCCAAGACAACTCCCCCTATCATCTCGGGCAATTTTCCCAAGACGATCGTCAGCCACACCCCCACTGGCATCTAACCGCCATCTCTCTGAACCATCTTCTCCCCCAGCCTCAATGTCGTCACCCCTCCCCACCCCTATGGCTGCTTCTGGCCCAACAGGCCATCTCAATGCCAAAACAAACCCAGGAACTCACGGCCAAAAATGCCGATCTGATACAAATGGATCGACAAAAAACCGAACTGCTCTCCTGGGTAGGTCATGAACTCAAAACCCCCCTCACCGCCCTCTTGGGCTTATCCAATCTCCTACAAAACCCCAACCTCGGCAGCCTCAACCCCCGTCAGGCCAACTATGCTCGTTTAATTCAACAGAGCAGTCGTCAAATGATGACCGTTGTTAACGACCTCTGTGATTTAGCCCAACTGGACAACGACGAACTCAGTTTAGATCTGCAACCCCTCTCAGTTCAAACCTGTAGCCAGACGGCCTATGAGCAAATTCGCAAATTGCGAGATCGCTCTCCCCTCCCCAATCTGAGCCTAGACATTGCTCCCGATGCTGATACGGTCTTGGCTGATCGAACCCGCTTCTGTCAAATTTTGGTGCATCTGCTCCTCAACGCCGTCAGTACGACCCCAGACACAGGAACCGTGGGCCTGCGAGTTGAACGGTGGCAACATTGGTTGGCCTTTGTGATCTGGGATACGGGGGCTGGCATCAAGCCCGCTGTCCAACCTTGGATTTTCCAGGGCTATCCCCTGGCCTCATCTTCCTCCTTAACGGCCAATACTGAAACACTCCCCTCCGCCGCCGGCACCACCTCCCTGGGGTTATCTCCATCCTCCCCCTCCATGCCCGCTCCAGCCACCGGTTTAGGCCTAGTCTTAGCCCAACGGCTGGCCCGCCTCCATGGGGGGGAAATTAGTTTCACCTCCCAAGAACAAGGGGGGAGCCAATTTACCCTGCTCTTGCCGAGTCCGGCCTATGACGAGGGATCTGCCCCTCCAGAAACGACCACCACCTTTAATGCTTGGGCCAAAGAGGTTCAAGTCCGTTTTGCCTTAGTAGCCGATCGCGATAGTCAACGGGTCGAACCCTTGGGTCATTATCTCAGTGAAGCGGGATATCGGGTGTTTTTAGCCCGTTCCGGGCCCGAAGCTCTCGCCAAAACGCGACAGTTACATCCCTGTGTGATTTTCCTCAATCCCCGCTTACCCATTCTCTCGGGTTGGGATGTTTTAACCTTGTTGAAGGCTGACCCTGAGACTCAAAGCCTACCGGTGGTTCTCTTAGCCGATGACGCTCAAGATAAGGCGATCGCCCAACGGGGGTTTGAGGCGGTTGTGGATTGCCTTTCGTTGCCGGTCGATCGCAGTCAGATGCAAGGGGTTCTCACGCGCCTGTTAGCTCGTCCAACCCAAGTGAATCCGGTCACTCGTCCCCTAACCCTATTGTGGCTTGTCTCGCCCCATCGAAACGATATCCCGGCGGCTCTCCCCTTAGAGCGCCTGTTTCATCAATATCATTATCGGGTGATTGAAGTCGATGATCTCGACCAAGCCGGTTTATTAGTCAAAGTCTGGAAGCCGGATGTGGTGCTGCTGGATATCGGCGGGACTGATAGCGAATGTCAAGCTGTCCTGAGTACATTCCAAGACCATCCCGGTTTAATGCAACTGCCCATTGTTACCCTCGATGGCAGCACTACCGCCCTAGCGAATCGAGTCTTAACCGCAGAGGGAACGCCATTGCGGGTGTTTCCCTGTCTGACAGACCCAGAACTGCTCTCAGATAGCTCCGGTCTGCCGGCGGTGATTGAGGTGATCCGCATTGCAGCTAACGCCAAACCCTAG
- a CDS encoding circadian clock protein KaiA, whose product MLPQLSICTLIQSQTLRETLQQTLDRARCAVVHCGNAQEFLDHAQVQKHHIDCAILEEQAGLAELSEQLQEAGVLLPVVIMSEVSENVAHDKNTGPPNPSDSPLYHQAEVWLLVDPSDDNIAEGIHAAVEQFLDLSNDPNFPQRKRLNSEVISRAEEFLMKKQRRLTEKLRERLGYLGVYYKRNPQRFLRNLPQDEQQAVLQDIQKLYREVVLDYFSNEVNINPILDELVNIAFFADISVTHIVEIHMELMDEFSKQLKLEGRSEEILLDYRLTLIDAIAHLCEMYRRSIPREL is encoded by the coding sequence GTGCTACCTCAACTGTCAATCTGCACCCTAATCCAGAGCCAAACCTTACGAGAGACCCTACAGCAGACCCTCGATCGGGCCCGTTGTGCAGTGGTGCATTGCGGCAACGCCCAGGAATTTCTCGACCATGCCCAGGTTCAGAAGCACCACATCGACTGTGCCATCCTAGAAGAGCAAGCCGGATTAGCAGAGTTAAGCGAGCAGCTTCAGGAAGCAGGAGTTCTCTTACCCGTGGTTATCATGAGTGAGGTGAGCGAAAACGTCGCCCATGACAAAAACACCGGCCCCCCCAACCCGTCAGATTCCCCCCTGTACCATCAAGCTGAAGTGTGGTTGCTCGTCGATCCATCTGATGACAACATTGCCGAGGGAATTCACGCAGCCGTTGAGCAATTTTTAGATCTGTCCAACGACCCAAATTTTCCCCAACGGAAACGCCTAAACTCTGAAGTCATCAGTCGTGCCGAAGAGTTTTTGATGAAAAAACAACGGCGGCTCACCGAGAAACTGCGAGAACGTTTGGGATACTTAGGCGTGTACTACAAACGAAACCCTCAGCGATTTTTACGAAATCTACCTCAGGACGAACAGCAAGCGGTACTGCAAGACATTCAAAAGCTCTATCGAGAAGTCGTCCTCGACTATTTTTCCAATGAGGTTAATATCAATCCAATTTTAGATGAGTTAGTGAACATTGCCTTCTTTGCCGATATTTCTGTGACCCATATCGTCGAGATCCACATGGAATTAATGGATGAATTTTCCAAACAGCTCAAGTTGGAGGGAAGGAGTGAAGAAATCCTGCTAGACTATCGATTGACCTTAATTGATGCGATCGCCCACCTGTGCGAGATGTATCGTCGTTCCATCCCCAGGGAATTATGA
- the kaiB gene encoding circadian clock protein KaiB has translation MTPPKKTYVLKLYVAGNTANSARALKTLNDLLEREFQGVYALKVIDVLKNPQLAEEDKILATPTLAKILPPPVRKIIGDLSDREKVLIGLDLLYEELYDRDPQMPE, from the coding sequence ATGACGCCTCCCAAAAAAACCTACGTCTTAAAACTCTACGTTGCCGGAAATACAGCCAACTCCGCACGGGCGCTCAAAACCCTGAATGATCTTCTCGAACGAGAATTTCAGGGAGTCTATGCCCTCAAAGTCATTGACGTGCTCAAAAATCCGCAACTGGCAGAAGAAGATAAGATCTTAGCCACGCCAACCCTGGCCAAAATTCTGCCCCCCCCAGTCCGCAAAATCATCGGTGACCTCTCCGATCGGGAGAAAGTTCTCATTGGCTTAGACCTCCTCTACGAAGAGTTATACGATCGCGACCCCCAGATGCCAGAGTAG
- the kaiC gene encoding circadian clock protein KaiC has protein sequence MDSQAEQENPRNLQGVHKIRTMIEGFDDISHGGLPAGRTTLVSGTSGTGKTLFTVQFLYNGITQFNEPGVFVTFEESPADLIKNAQSFGWDLQGLVDEGKLFILDASPDPEGQDVVGNFDLSALIERIQYGIRKYKAKRVSIDSVTAVFQQYDAAPVVRREIFRLVARLKQLNATTVMTTERLEEYGAVARFGVEEFVSDNVVIVRNVLEGERRRRTIEILKLRGTTHMKGEYPFTMTNNGINIFPLGAMRLTQRSSNVRVSSGVKTLDEMCGGGFFKDSIILATGATGTGKTLLVSKFTEEGCLKGERAILFAYEESRAQLLRNAYSWGIDFEEMERRGLMKILCAYPESAGLEDHLQIIKTEIVDFKPSRIAIDSLSALARGVSNNAFRQFVIGVTGYAKQEEITGFFTNTTDQFMGSHSITDSHISTITDTILMLQYVEIRGQMSRALNVFKMRGSWHDTGIREYTISANGPDIKGSFRDYEGIISGSPSRVSVNEKSELSRIMRGVKGSKDNE, from the coding sequence ATGGACAGTCAAGCCGAACAGGAAAATCCCCGTAACCTGCAAGGGGTTCATAAAATCCGAACCATGATTGAGGGGTTCGATGACATCAGTCATGGGGGACTCCCGGCCGGTCGAACCACCCTAGTCAGCGGCACCTCAGGAACGGGGAAAACCCTCTTCACCGTTCAATTCCTCTACAATGGGATTACCCAGTTTAACGAGCCAGGGGTCTTCGTCACCTTTGAAGAGTCCCCGGCTGACCTAATCAAAAACGCTCAAAGCTTTGGTTGGGATCTCCAAGGACTCGTCGATGAGGGGAAACTGTTTATTCTGGACGCATCCCCAGATCCCGAAGGTCAAGATGTCGTCGGCAACTTCGACCTCTCCGCCTTAATCGAGCGCATCCAATACGGTATCCGCAAATATAAGGCCAAACGGGTCTCCATTGACTCCGTCACCGCCGTCTTCCAACAATATGATGCGGCCCCCGTGGTGCGGCGAGAGATTTTTCGCCTAGTGGCCCGACTCAAGCAACTCAACGCCACCACCGTCATGACCACGGAACGCCTCGAAGAGTATGGTGCTGTGGCGCGTTTTGGGGTTGAGGAGTTCGTCTCCGATAACGTGGTCATCGTCCGTAACGTCCTCGAAGGAGAACGCCGCCGCCGGACCATTGAAATCCTCAAACTGCGGGGAACCACGCACATGAAGGGAGAATATCCCTTCACCATGACCAATAACGGCATTAACATCTTCCCCCTCGGGGCCATGCGTCTGACGCAGCGTTCGTCCAATGTGCGCGTTTCCTCCGGAGTCAAAACCCTGGACGAAATGTGCGGGGGAGGATTCTTCAAAGACTCCATTATTCTCGCCACTGGGGCCACAGGAACCGGTAAAACCCTCTTGGTCAGTAAATTTACCGAAGAAGGCTGTCTCAAGGGAGAACGGGCCATTCTCTTTGCCTATGAAGAGTCCCGGGCCCAACTGCTGCGGAATGCCTATTCCTGGGGGATTGACTTCGAGGAAATGGAACGGCGAGGGCTGATGAAAATCCTCTGCGCCTATCCCGAATCCGCTGGCTTAGAAGACCATCTTCAGATTATCAAAACCGAGATTGTGGACTTCAAACCCTCCCGGATTGCCATCGACTCCCTCTCGGCCCTGGCCCGAGGGGTGAGTAACAATGCCTTCCGCCAATTTGTGATTGGGGTGACGGGGTACGCCAAACAGGAAGAAATTACCGGCTTCTTCACCAATACCACAGACCAATTTATGGGATCTCATTCTATTACCGACTCCCATATTTCCACCATTACCGACACCATTCTCATGTTGCAGTATGTGGAAATTCGCGGTCAGATGTCTCGGGCCTTAAACGTCTTCAAAATGAGAGGGTCTTGGCATGATACCGGGATTCGAGAATATACCATCAGTGCCAATGGTCCTGATATCAAAGGCTCGTTCCGGGACTACGAGGGGATTATCAGTGGGTCTCCCTCCCGCGTCTCCGTCAACGAAAAATCCGAACTCTCCCGGATTATGCGGGGGGTTAAAGGTTCCAAGGACAATGAATAA